A single Candidatus Liberibacter asiaticus DNA region contains:
- a CDS encoding sensor histidine kinase, giving the protein MATIGIGKGIEICTLFSCKIAVFGTIAGMLLTTIIPIILLIRQRNSLAKKVNETYSFLSEICDQLSKYHSLLTENNCLTIVWDGKDETPEIIGQLHQRIDIPQTDTDLLSFENWLKFHHYIKLSKATEKLRKEGQSFDLVAETQNDCAIKIEGRVSGSCAFLRILSLDGIYSELAETTLKCKKLSNHISVFKVLFDSLDFLVWHRDQAGDILWANISYKKNTETEGIVFQKAIGESRKLFKEEIKKRMISSSALEKNFCETVSTLEHGNNKSYKIVRVLNSFGEAGIAIDVSKEITVNDQLTHTYEILHNLTVAIAIFDQNRYLQFHNRSFVELWEIDLAFLATNPSNDELLEFLRSANKLPEQLNWKTWKENIFSVYKSSETHKDTWHLPNGQTLHVIVTSNPRGGTIWMFENLTVQVDLETKYNTLVKVQGETIDHLSEGVAVFGPDGRIKLSNPAFRSLWKTEENRLSPGTHIRNIAATCSRYYNESDGWDLFAAIITSFDDERKSLQGTLELLSDSVLEYSIIPLPNAQTMLTFVNVTDSVRAERALTEKNEALRKADEIKNSFVQHVSYELRSPLTNIIGFTDLLKTSKLGSLNSKQSQYVEYISASSTILLNLVNDILDLATVDAGIMKLNYSTIVLNDLLNEVKQSIATKMHENNIRIKVISDGKLGSFVADRQRLLQIFSKILSNAMDFSSKGSTVILKAARDNGDFIFSVKNNGSSIPEDMCKSVFNRFVSNAHRGQRRGVGLGLSIVESFINLHGGHVSISSSDEGVTTINCRIPSKE; this is encoded by the coding sequence ATGGCAACAATAGGCATTGGAAAAGGAATAGAGATTTGCACGTTGTTCTCTTGTAAGATAGCAGTATTTGGAACGATAGCTGGAATGCTCTTAACCACTATTATTCCCATAATCTTACTCATTAGACAAAGAAACAGTCTCGCTAAAAAGGTCAACGAAACGTACTCGTTCCTTTCTGAAATATGCGATCAATTATCAAAATACCACTCATTGTTAACGGAGAATAATTGTCTCACCATTGTTTGGGATGGAAAAGATGAGACACCCGAAATAATTGGACAATTACATCAAAGAATAGACATTCCTCAAACAGACACTGATCTTCTATCTTTTGAAAATTGGTTAAAGTTTCATCATTATATAAAACTATCTAAAGCAACTGAAAAACTTCGCAAAGAGGGACAAAGCTTTGATCTTGTCGCAGAAACCCAAAATGATTGCGCAATTAAAATAGAAGGAAGGGTATCAGGGAGCTGTGCTTTTCTTCGCATTTTATCACTTGATGGAATCTACTCTGAATTAGCAGAAACGACTTTGAAATGCAAAAAACTCAGTAATCATATTTCGGTTTTCAAAGTATTGTTTGATTCTCTTGATTTCTTAGTATGGCACCGCGATCAAGCAGGGGATATTCTTTGGGCTAATATTAGTTATAAAAAGAATACAGAAACAGAAGGAATCGTCTTTCAAAAAGCAATTGGTGAAAGTCGTAAACTATTCAAAGAAGAAATTAAAAAGAGAATGATTTCTTCTAGTGCTTTAGAAAAAAATTTTTGCGAAACTGTCTCTACATTGGAACATGGAAACAATAAATCTTATAAAATAGTGCGAGTATTAAATTCTTTCGGAGAAGCTGGTATTGCTATTGATGTATCCAAAGAAATAACTGTCAATGATCAATTGACTCATACATATGAAATACTCCATAACTTGACTGTTGCTATAGCCATATTTGATCAAAATCGATACTTACAGTTTCACAATCGATCTTTTGTGGAATTATGGGAAATAGATCTTGCATTTCTAGCAACTAATCCAAGTAATGATGAACTTCTCGAATTTTTGAGGTCTGCCAACAAATTGCCAGAACAGCTCAATTGGAAAACTTGGAAAGAAAATATTTTTTCTGTTTACAAATCTTCAGAAACCCATAAAGACACTTGGCATTTGCCTAATGGACAGACGTTGCACGTCATAGTTACCTCTAATCCACGAGGGGGTACAATTTGGATGTTTGAAAATTTGACAGTCCAAGTAGATCTAGAAACAAAATATAATACCCTCGTAAAAGTACAAGGAGAAACCATCGATCATCTCTCTGAAGGAGTCGCAGTTTTCGGACCAGATGGTAGAATTAAGTTATCAAATCCAGCTTTTAGATCTCTTTGGAAAACAGAAGAAAATCGATTATCTCCTGGAACACATATACGGAATATTGCAGCTACATGTTCAAGATATTACAATGAATCAGATGGCTGGGATCTTTTCGCTGCAATCATCACAAGTTTTGATGATGAAAGGAAATCCTTACAGGGAACGCTTGAACTTTTATCAGATTCAGTTCTTGAATATTCTATCATTCCATTACCGAATGCACAAACTATGTTAACCTTCGTCAATGTGACTGATTCAGTTCGGGCAGAGAGAGCTTTAACAGAGAAGAATGAGGCGCTACGCAAAGCAGATGAAATCAAAAATAGTTTTGTCCAACACGTATCATACGAGTTACGTTCTCCCTTAACGAATATTATTGGATTTACTGATTTGCTTAAAACATCTAAATTAGGCAGCTTGAATTCTAAACAATCTCAATACGTAGAGTATATATCTGCCTCATCAACAATTTTACTTAATCTGGTTAATGATATCCTTGATCTCGCCACTGTTGATGCTGGGATTATGAAACTAAATTACAGCACTATTGTTCTTAATGATCTTTTAAATGAGGTAAAGCAATCAATTGCCACCAAGATGCATGAAAATAATATAAGGATCAAAGTTATTTCTGATGGTAAACTAGGATCCTTCGTTGCTGATCGGCAGAGATTGCTTCAAATTTTTTCAAAAATCCTCAGCAATGCTATGGATTTCTCTTCTAAAGGATCTACTGTTATTTTAAAAGCTGCTCGCGACAATGGTGATTTTATTTTCTCTGTTAAGAATAATGGATCAAGTATCCCTGAAGATATGTGTAAAAGCGTATTTAATAGATTTGTCTCGAATGCACATCGTGGACAGCGTAGAGGAGTAGGATTAGGTTTGTCTATAGTCGAAAGCTTTATCAATCTTCATGGCGGACATGTATCAATTAGTAGTTCTGATGAAGGAGTTACCACAATCAATTGCCGAATTCCCTCAAAAGAGTAG
- the tsaE gene encoding tRNA (adenosine(37)-N6)-threonylcarbamoyltransferase complex ATPase subunit type 1 TsaE: MNFSEKHLTVIPIPNEKNTICLGRHLASILRLGDCLTLSGDLGSGKSFLARSIIRFLMHDDALEVLSPTFTLVQLYDASIPVAHFDFYRLSSHQEVVELGFDEILNERICIIEWPEIGRSLLPKKYIDIHLSQGKTGRKATISAERWIISHINQMNRSTSQQ; this comes from the coding sequence ATGAATTTTTCCGAAAAACATTTAACAGTGATCCCTATTCCTAATGAAAAAAATACTATTTGCCTTGGTCGTCACTTAGCATCTATACTCAGGCTTGGAGATTGTCTCACCCTATCAGGAGATTTAGGATCAGGAAAAAGTTTCTTAGCACGTTCTATCATACGTTTTCTGATGCATGATGATGCATTAGAAGTATTAAGCCCTACTTTTACATTAGTCCAACTATATGATGCTAGCATACCAGTAGCTCATTTTGATTTCTATCGATTATCTAGTCATCAAGAGGTAGTTGAGTTAGGATTTGATGAAATTTTAAATGAAAGAATATGCATAATTGAATGGCCTGAGATAGGAAGAAGTTTGCTTCCAAAAAAATACATTGATATCCACCTTAGTCAGGGAAAAACCGGAAGAAAAGCCACTATTTCAGCTGAAAGATGGATCATATCTCATATTAATCAGATGAATCGCTCCACATCTCAACAATAG
- the addB gene encoding double-strand break repair protein AddB, whose translation MHNKKPNVFTIAPSSPFFREMIPALLNGTLVENFRYDPLNPLLLASVTIYVPTKRAIQELRSEFIEITGKKSTILPIIKSLGDVVEEKFTADLLLSYNLNPPVSNIQRLLELARLILIWRNKLPDIIKDLYPESPLSLPISPANAIWLAKNLADIIDIIETEEKKWEDLHALKNEKYGMWWLLAADFLKIASKYWTERLVELNASSPVGYQIALMRAEAEHLMKGTKGPIIIAGSTGSIPATARLMSTVANHPNGAIVLPGLDCHIPTAIWNTITEKSTNITSSNTTYSTHPQYSLAKLLDFLDIKREDVKRLGNVSNEMYGRSMVISKSFLPPDTSDMRNTDILENKIPNIQKCFSDVALIEADNEREEAISIAIALRMSLDENKKKSALITADRNLARRVKLELTRFGINIDISAGIPLSTTLHSSILTSLLNAIFKLNDFMAIATLVKHPLAKFGFPEKYLSRAKNALELVALRGNKNSYDIMDLKSLVLDRIATQKNNTHVPHWQSRLSEEDKELAVLLVDHILQCITPLVTYKTNKNSTCGNLSISDWTKLTVTCLQNVCLDEHRKLPNLWFEEEGKTLSSLFSKIIETGSCIKANAIEWIDIITRLIDGETVKPKIEKSSTLFILGTLESRLLNFDTLILGGLNEGVWPKNTAKNPFLSRVMQSDLNLKTAEKYIGQAAHDFEMANGTRHLIYTRSLRENNIPTIASRWLQRLLVLGGTDFFDNLKKRGQCYLDWTRKLDYTTKQPHYKRPKPFPPLEAQPRTYSFSEIKQLINDPYAVYARRILKLDFIPHFKKDPDRTDRGTLFHNIITELIKKRINKNTPEINHLMKQIIDSHFEKENLPPHIDIIWRHLFHKISHSFLEHEEKIQSSIEKIFVNIPAKMAIESIGIHLTGFADRIDLLKSGFVDITDYKTGDNPKKETAQKLIDPQLSLEAAALKAGSFSQIDCRKVANLFYIRLKQKFKIDCITNDKKKYSADELSEKSLKNLIEIVTLLQNGEQPFISHLRLSEKSNIQSEYDHLARVAEWREEYDIS comes from the coding sequence ATGCACAATAAGAAACCGAATGTTTTTACTATTGCACCTTCTTCTCCTTTTTTTAGAGAGATGATCCCCGCTCTCTTAAATGGGACACTAGTAGAAAATTTTCGATATGATCCACTTAACCCTCTATTGTTAGCTTCAGTGACAATTTATGTGCCAACAAAACGTGCAATCCAAGAACTGCGTTCAGAATTTATTGAAATTACAGGGAAAAAATCTACAATTCTACCTATCATCAAATCACTTGGAGATGTTGTAGAAGAAAAATTTACAGCAGATCTTCTTCTATCATATAATCTAAATCCTCCTGTCTCTAATATACAACGCTTGTTAGAACTAGCACGCTTAATTCTCATTTGGCGCAATAAGTTGCCTGACATAATCAAAGATCTTTATCCTGAATCACCATTAAGCCTACCAATAAGTCCTGCTAATGCTATTTGGCTAGCAAAAAATTTAGCAGATATTATTGATATAATCGAAACAGAAGAAAAAAAATGGGAAGACTTGCATGCGCTTAAAAACGAGAAATATGGAATGTGGTGGTTACTTGCTGCAGATTTTTTAAAAATTGCTAGCAAATATTGGACAGAACGGCTTGTAGAGCTTAATGCTTCTTCTCCTGTCGGCTATCAAATAGCTCTCATGCGTGCTGAGGCAGAGCATCTTATGAAAGGGACAAAAGGTCCTATAATTATTGCAGGATCAACTGGTTCTATACCAGCAACCGCTAGATTAATGTCGACTGTAGCAAATCATCCCAATGGCGCAATAGTTTTACCAGGGCTAGATTGCCATATACCCACTGCTATATGGAATACTATTACGGAAAAATCTACCAATATCACAAGTTCAAATACGACATACTCAACACATCCACAATATTCTTTAGCAAAGCTTTTGGACTTTTTGGATATTAAACGTGAAGACGTCAAACGTTTAGGAAATGTTAGTAACGAGATGTATGGACGTTCAATGGTTATTTCCAAATCATTCTTACCTCCTGATACTTCCGATATGCGTAATACAGATATTTTAGAAAATAAAATACCAAATATTCAAAAATGTTTTTCTGATGTAGCATTAATTGAAGCAGATAATGAACGAGAAGAAGCAATTTCTATAGCCATAGCACTGCGAATGTCTCTTGATGAAAATAAAAAAAAATCTGCTTTAATAACCGCCGATCGAAACCTCGCCCGTCGTGTAAAATTAGAACTTACACGCTTTGGTATAAATATTGATATTTCTGCTGGGATTCCACTGTCAACTACATTACACAGCTCCATTCTTACATCGCTTTTAAATGCAATCTTTAAACTCAATGATTTCATGGCTATTGCTACTTTAGTTAAACATCCTCTGGCAAAATTTGGATTTCCTGAAAAATATTTATCAAGAGCAAAAAACGCACTTGAATTGGTTGCACTTCGAGGAAATAAAAATTCCTATGATATCATGGACTTAAAATCTCTAGTTCTTGATAGAATTGCTACCCAAAAAAACAACACACACGTCCCTCATTGGCAATCACGTCTTTCTGAAGAAGATAAAGAACTAGCTGTTTTACTCGTGGACCACATCCTACAGTGTATAACACCTTTGGTTACATATAAAACAAATAAAAACTCTACTTGCGGTAACTTGAGCATATCCGACTGGACAAAATTAACAGTGACTTGCTTGCAAAATGTGTGTCTTGATGAACACAGGAAACTACCAAATTTGTGGTTCGAAGAAGAAGGAAAAACTTTATCTTCGTTGTTCAGCAAAATTATTGAAACTGGTTCTTGTATAAAAGCAAACGCTATTGAGTGGATTGATATCATTACCAGACTTATTGATGGAGAAACCGTCAAGCCTAAAATAGAAAAATCATCTACTCTCTTCATACTTGGTACGTTGGAATCTAGGTTGTTGAATTTTGATACACTCATACTAGGAGGGCTCAATGAAGGGGTTTGGCCAAAAAACACCGCTAAAAACCCCTTCTTATCACGCGTGATGCAATCTGACTTAAACTTAAAAACAGCTGAAAAATACATAGGTCAAGCCGCACATGATTTTGAAATGGCTAATGGAACACGTCATCTCATATATACACGCTCTTTACGGGAAAATAATATTCCGACTATTGCATCCCGTTGGTTGCAACGACTTTTGGTTTTGGGAGGAACCGATTTTTTTGACAACCTAAAAAAAAGAGGTCAATGCTATCTAGATTGGACTAGGAAGTTAGATTACACAACAAAACAACCACATTATAAACGTCCAAAACCTTTTCCACCCTTAGAAGCACAACCTAGAACTTATTCTTTTTCAGAAATCAAACAACTTATAAATGATCCATATGCTGTCTATGCAAGGAGAATCCTAAAATTGGATTTTATTCCACACTTTAAAAAAGATCCTGATCGCACAGATCGTGGAACGCTTTTTCATAACATTATTACAGAGCTCATCAAAAAAAGAATTAATAAAAATACACCTGAAATTAATCATCTGATGAAACAGATCATTGACTCTCATTTTGAAAAAGAAAATTTACCTCCGCATATTGACATTATTTGGCGTCATCTTTTTCATAAAATATCTCACTCTTTTTTAGAGCATGAAGAAAAAATACAATCTTCAATAGAAAAAATTTTTGTTAATATTCCTGCTAAAATGGCAATAGAATCTATTGGAATTCATCTTACTGGTTTTGCTGACCGCATTGATCTATTAAAATCAGGATTTGTTGATATCACAGATTACAAAACTGGCGATAATCCAAAAAAAGAAACCGCTCAGAAACTGATTGATCCACAACTTTCATTAGAAGCAGCAGCTTTGAAAGCTGGATCTTTTTCTCAAATTGATTGTAGAAAAGTTGCAAACCTTTTTTACATAAGACTCAAACAAAAATTTAAAATTGATTGTATTACAAATGATAAAAAAAAATATTCTGCAGACGAACTTTCAGAAAAATCCCTCAAGAATTTAATCGAGATTGTAACATTATTACAAAATGGTGAACAACCCTTTATATCACATTTACGTCTTTCAGAAAAATCTAATATTCAGAGTGAATATGATCACCTTGCCCGCGTAGCAGAATGGAGAGAAGAATATGATATATCATAA